Genomic window (Lewinellaceae bacterium):
ACTGCACTTCGCGGTAATAAAGGCCGGCGACATAAAACGCGCCCAGCAAACCAAACCCGATGAGCGCCAGCAACTGCGCCAGGTTGCCCACCAGGGCCGCCATAACGGCATGCCAGTTGTACCGGGGCGGCACGGCCAGCATGCGGCCGCCGTATTCCCCTATCCGGTTAGGGGTGAACAGGGAAAGCGACACACCTGCCATTACCCCCAGGAAAGCTTGCCCGAAGGGTATCTTCCAGAAAGGCCAAAGCAGGCTCCGCCACTTTTGCGTTTCCAATACCCAATTGAGGGGAAGCAGCAAAAAAGCCGCCCCCACCCACGGCCAGTTTTCCATCCACGGCAATGCTTTTCCCGCTTCCCAGGCCGCCTTCCATCCCTCCTTTCCAAAAACTTGTTTATATATGGTGAACATCAAAAGAGCCGCAATTGTGCCCTTGAGCAGCCAATTGATAAGGATAAAAGCTCTTTTTTTCCGGCGTTTATGCATGTTTTGACAAAACTGCAAAACAAAAATTTTGAAAACTTTTGTTTTGTAGCCCGGTTTAGAGTACCTTGTAATAACAAGATGAGTTGAACCGAAGGTTTCCCTCATCCGGAATTTATTAAAAACTATCTGATTAGACGTTTGGACAATAAAAAAGATACTTACCGGCTACTCGGCGTCGATCCCGGCACCAATATTCTGGGTTACGCCATCGTAGAAGTAGAGCAGAAGAAGCTGCAACTGATCGATATGGGCGTGATCTACCTCAAAAAAATGCAGGACCATCAGGACAAGCTCCAACACATCTTTGAGCGCCTGCAAAGCATCATCGAGATATACCAGCCACGGGAAATGGCCATCGAAGCCCCCTTTTATGGAAAAAACCCGCAGTCGATGCTCAAACTCGGCCGGGCCCAGGGTGTCGCCATCGCAGCCGCCATTACCAAAGGGGTCAGGATCACGGAATACTCCCCAAAAAAGATCAAGCAATCGGTGACCGGCAACGGGAACGCAGCTAAAGAACAGGTAGCCGCCATGTTATCCAACATCCTGGACTTCAAACTCGACGGCTACTACCTCGACGCCACCGACGCCCTGGCCACCGCTGTCTGCCATTTCTACCAATCCGGAAGCATCCTGAGCGGGAAAAAACGGTACAACGACTGGGGCAGCTACCTCAAGGACAATCCGGGCAAGGCGAAGTGAAGGATGGAATGTGTAAGTGTGTAAAAGGCAGTGGTGCCCGGTTCATTTACACCTTTACACAACTCACTCCTTCATTCCTTATAATGCCCTCTTATAGCTTCCGCCAGCTCCGCCAGTTCCTGTTGGGAAGGGGAGCGTTTCGGTTTGGAGAAGTTCATATCCCCGATGTCATTGATGGGAATGAGGTGGACGTGAGCGTGGGGCACTTCCAGGCCGATCACAGAAACGCCGATCCGTTCACAGGGCACCACGGCCTCGATGGCTTTGGCCACCCGTTTGGCGAAGGCCATCAGCCCGGCCAGCTCTTCATCGCCGATATCGAAAATATAATCGACCTCTTTTTTGGGAATAACCAGGACATGGCCTTTGGCCAGGGGGTTAATATCCAGAAAAGCGAGGAAGTCTTCTGTTTCCGCCACCTTATGGGCCGGAATTTCCCCCTGAACGATCCTGGTGAAAATACTGGGCATATCGAGGGTATTTTTAAGACAGAGAAATTTCCACGATCTCAAATTCGAGGTTTCCACTGGGCGTTTCCACCACAGCCAGGTCGCCGACGGCCTTGCCCAGCAGGCCCTGCCCCATTGGAGAATGGACCGAAATTTTCCGCGCCTTCAGGTCGGCCTCCGATTCGGAGACGAGCTTGTACTTCAGCTGCTTTCCCGTCTTTTTATTTTTGATGGTCACGTTGGAAAGCACCGTCACTTTGGAACTATCCAACTGGCTTTCGTCGAGGATTCGGGAATTGGCAAGCACCTTTTCCAGTTCATTAATGCGCATCTCCAGCATGCCCTGGGCATCTTTGGCAGCGTCGTATTCGGCATTCTCCGAAAGGTCTCCTTTCTCCCTGGCTTCGGCAATAGCTTTGGCCATTTCTTCCCGGCCATCTGTTTTCATTACTTCCAGTTCGGCCTTCAGTTTGTTGTAGCCCTCGCGTGTCAGGTAGTTGTATCCAGACATAATGATTCTTTTTTCGTAAACAATATACTGCTAACCCTTCCTCCTCTGTCCACATCATGTCAGAGTTGACAACTCACCAACTTGAGCGAGGAAGATATGCGTACAACCTTTTTTGTCGTTTTTGCGCCCGGAGGGAAGGGCCCCCTTCCTTTTGAGCATAAAAGGCAAGAACGCTTCCGCGGGGCCTTGCGGAAACGTTCTTGCCATGGTTGTACTGCAAAAGTACAGATATTCGCCGAAAAATTCAAGGGCCAGGGCAGAGAGGCTGACCGGGAAAGCAGTTTTCCGTTAGATTTCCCCTGAAAACCGGCGATTGGACGCTTTAAATATTAAAGCGAACACCAATATTGTGCGTACCGTCCCAAATCTTGGTATTGCGGTAGGCGTAGTCAATGGAAAAACGAACATCCTTATTTTCCTTGCTGAGCGGCAGAGAAACAGAAGCGCCGGCGCTGAGCCCGGTATAAATCGGCTGTTCTACTTTATCCTGAGAACCGAACTCATAGCGGTATCCACCCCGCAGTATAAACATATCGTTTAGTGAATATTCGAGTCCTCCGCCGACCTGATCCTGAGAGAAAGAATTGGAAGTAAAGTTCCCCAAAGCTGTAATGCGGTGCTTGTCGCTGATCAGGAAGTCATAGGAAGCGCCGATGTTCAACATAGACGGCAGTTCAAAATCGGCGGCGCGCTGATTATAGGTCAGCTCATAGGAACCGCCGTTAGACGCCGGCCCCTGGGTAGAGAGGCCCTGGCCGCCGTAGGTCATGCGGGAGCCGATGTTGCGCAGGGAGATGCCAAATTTAAAATTGTCTCTGGCCCCGGTAACGTACTGAACCCCGGCATCGATAGCGAAGCCGAAGGAGTTGACGTCCTGGATCGACTCGGATACGCCACGGAAAAGCACGCCTACCGAAACTTTGTTTTCGAAGGTATGGGCGTACCCTACTCCCAGGTTGAAGAAACTGGGGGAAAAAGTGGTACCGGTGCCTTCCGGCTGGTCAACCGTAGTGACGCGGATGTCTCCGAAATCAATCGACATCAGGCTGATGGCTATGGCGCCTCCTTTGCCAACCTTCTGCGCGACGCCGGCGCCATTGAGGCGTATATCGGTGCCCTGCAGGTATAAAGCATGGCCGAGCTGGATTTCCGTTTTTCCGATCCGGCCGATGCCCGCGACGTTGAGGTGCATGGCTTCTACTCCGGAAACAAAAGCGGTGTTCATGGTATGCAGGCCGGCACTGCGGGGATAAGGGTTCAGCAGCAACTGCCCTGCCCCGGCTTCGCCCTGCCGGTCGGGGTTGCCGGCCTCGGCCGGCCCTGCAACAGCGCATACCAGTGCAAATGCTAGGATAGTGTAAATAAGCTTATTCATATAGTCTTTTTTTGGAAGATGGCTTCCGGAGCCAGGCTCCGGAAGCGCTACTTCTTGCTGTTTTCAAGTTTTGTGAATAACACTACAGCCCGGACGGGTCGAACTCGCGGTTAACGCCAAACCATTTGAGCGTGCGCTCGCCCAACCCTTCGGCGGCAACGTGAATGAGGTAAACCCCGCTGGCAACAGGAATGCTCTTGTTGTTCCTCAAATCCCACTCAATAGCCGGGGTGATCTGATTGCGGTTGAGCGCCCGGTTGTTGCCGCCCGGAACCGTTCCAACCTCATCGCGCACATACTGGCGGATGAACTTGCCTTCGAGGGTATAGATCGTCACTACACACTTGGCCGGCAGGTTGGTGATCTTAATGGTGTTGGTGAACTGAGAGGTCTCGTAGTCCGAGAAGCCATAATAAGGGTTCGGAACCACGTCGATCATATCCAGCGATTCATTGACCTGCATCTGATCCAGCGCCGAAGCTTCTTTGCCATTGATGCTGAAGCGATAAAGGGGATGATAGTTGTTTTCCCCGGTACCGGTGCGGTCATCGCCCATGTCATAATCGCCGTAATCCAAATCATTCTCCACCTGATACGGGCTATTGGTGCGCAGCTTGACCACTACATCCGACGGGATAAGCCCATCGGCGTAGGAAAGCATTTTGGCGCCGGACAGCGGCACGACCATGCCGGCCCAGGTGAGCTCCCGCACGGCTTTCACCTTCGTCAGCGGGCTCGGGCTCGGGCCGAAGTTAGCACGGAAAATCTGGCAGGAATCATAAGGCAACCTGGACACGTAGACCATGTGCTGGCCGCCCAGGTAGTAAGGCAGCGGCAGGTTGGGGAAAAATTCCTCAGAACCCAGGATAAGCTGGCCGTTCGGATTGAACATCATATCCCGGCCGGCCGGAGTTTCGAGGTAGGTTTCCGGAAAGAGGGAACCGTCATAGATCGAATTTTCGCCCCAGAATAGGTTCAGGCGCTGGCCGGTTTCCACATCGACAGCATAACCGGGGAACCATCCCATGCCGTTGCCGTCGCCATCCGGCTTAGGCAGGCCGTTTTCATCGGTGTCCTTACCTACTGAAGGCGCTGCGCGCAGGTCGAACTGCTTGCGGTTGCCCTCGGTCGGGTAACCCGCATCGGTGTAGAAGCGGTTG
Coding sequences:
- the ruvC gene encoding crossover junction endodeoxyribonuclease RuvC, whose translation is MDNKKDTYRLLGVDPGTNILGYAIVEVEQKKLQLIDMGVIYLKKMQDHQDKLQHIFERLQSIIEIYQPREMAIEAPFYGKNPQSMLKLGRAQGVAIAAAITKGVRITEYSPKKIKQSVTGNGNAAKEQVAAMLSNILDFKLDGYYLDATDALATAVCHFYQSGSILSGKKRYNDWGSYLKDNPGKAK
- a CDS encoding HIT family protein — encoded protein: MPSIFTRIVQGEIPAHKVAETEDFLAFLDINPLAKGHVLVIPKKEVDYIFDIGDEELAGLMAFAKRVAKAIEAVVPCERIGVSVIGLEVPHAHVHLIPINDIGDMNFSKPKRSPSQQELAELAEAIRGHYKE
- the greA gene encoding transcription elongation factor GreA, whose product is MSGYNYLTREGYNKLKAELEVMKTDGREEMAKAIAEAREKGDLSENAEYDAAKDAQGMLEMRINELEKVLANSRILDESQLDSSKVTVLSNVTIKNKKTGKQLKYKLVSESEADLKARKISVHSPMGQGLLGKAVGDLAVVETPSGNLEFEIVEISLS
- a CDS encoding PorV/PorQ family protein encodes the protein MNKLIYTILAFALVCAVAGPAEAGNPDRQGEAGAGQLLLNPYPRSAGLHTMNTAFVSGVEAMHLNVAGIGRIGKTEIQLGHALYLQGTDIRLNGAGVAQKVGKGGAIAISLMSIDFGDIRVTTVDQPEGTGTTFSPSFFNLGVGYAHTFENKVSVGVLFRGVSESIQDVNSFGFAIDAGVQYVTGARDNFKFGISLRNIGSRMTYGGQGLSTQGPASNGGSYELTYNQRAADFELPSMLNIGASYDFLISDKHRITALGNFTSNSFSQDQVGGGLEYSLNDMFILRGGYRYEFGSQDKVEQPIYTGLSAGASVSLPLSKENKDVRFSIDYAYRNTKIWDGTHNIGVRFNI